The following proteins come from a genomic window of Gallus gallus isolate bGalGal1 chromosome 22, bGalGal1.mat.broiler.GRCg7b, whole genome shotgun sequence:
- the ANXA4 gene encoding annexin A4, with product MATIKGVSSFNPEQEAQALRKAMKGFGTDEDAIIDILTKLNVSQRQQVLITYKSTIGRDLIDDLKSELSGNFERVIIGMMTPTTMYDVHELRRAVKGAGTDEGCLIEILASRTNEEIRRINENYKLQYGCSLEDDIVSDTSSMFRRVLVSLAMGNRDEGTYVDDALAQQDAQCLYEAGEKKWGTDEVQFMSILCTRNRYHLLRVFDVYGGIANKDITDSIKSEMSGDLEDALLAVVKCMRNKPAYFAERLYKSMKGLGTDDNTLIRVMVSRSEIDMLDIRREFLTMYGKSLYSFIKGDCSGDYRKVLLKLCGGED from the exons ATG GCAACAATCAAGGGGGTCTCAAGTTTCAACCCTGAGCAAGAAGCGCAGGCACTCAGGAAGGCCATGAAGGGCTTTG GCACAGATGAAGATGCCATCATTGACATCTTGACCAAACTAAATGTTTCCCAACGTCAGCAAGTTCTGATCACCTATAAGAGCACTATTGGCAGG GATTTGATTGATGACTTGAAGTCGGAGCTGAGTGGGAATTTTGAGAGGGTGATCATAGGGATGATGACTCCCACCACCATGTATGACGTGCACGAACTAAGGAGGGCTGTGAAG GGAGCGGGAACAGATGAAGGTTGCCTGATTGAAATTCTGGCTTCTCGCACCAACGAAGAGATTCGTCGCATTAATGAGAACTACAAGCTTC AATATGGCTGCTCCCTCGAGGATGACATCGTATCTGACACATCCTCCATGTTTCGAAGGGTCCTCGTGTCCCTCGCAATG GGAAACAGAGATGAGGGAACGTATGTGGATGATGCCCTTGCTCAGCAAGATGCCCAG TGCCTGTACGAAGCGGGGGAGAAGAAATGGGGAACAGATGAGGTGCAGTTTATGTCCATCCTCTGTACACGGAACAGGTATCACCTCCTGAGAG TTTTTGATGTGTACGGAGGCATTGCTAACAAGGATATAACAGACAGCATTAAATCTGAGATGTCAGGAGACCTGGAAGATGCTTTGCTGGCTGTGG TGAAGTGCATGCGAAACAAGCCTGCCTACTTTGCTGAAAGACTGTATAAATCCATGAAG GGCCTGGGAACAGACGACAACACTCTGATCAGAGTGATGGTGTCCCGCTCCGAAATAGATATGCTGGATATCAGAAGAGAATTCCTGACTATGTATGGGAAGTCTCTCTACTCCTTCATTAAG GGAGACTGCTCAGGAGACTACAGGAAAGTTCTGCTGAAGCTCTGTGGTGGCGAGGATTGA
- the NT5DC4 gene encoding cytosolic purine 5'-nucleotidase isoform X2, whose protein sequence is MGSEGERGPALGGCDPPALRRDCQHRIFVNRSLALEKIKCFGFDMDYTLAMYKSPAYEELCFRLLLEHLVSIGYPHEILAYNYDPTFPTRGLVFDALYGNLLKVDSHGNLLVCAHGFRFLRGAEILHYYPNKFIQRDDMKRFHILNTLFNLTETHLYACLVDFFSNCPRYVSCDTGYRHGNLFMSFRSMFQDVREAMDQVHLSGCLKEKTLENVEKYVVKDPRVPLLLSRMREVGKVFLATNSDYNYTDAIMSYLFDFSDGDKTGTPPRPWRSYFDLIVVDTRKPLFFAEGTVLRQVNTDTGKLRIGTYTGPLQHCAVYSGGSSDLVCDLLGVKGKDILYVGDHIFGDILKSKKRQGWRTFLVVPELAHELQVWTEKSELFEELRSLDLFLAELYQHLDSGSSERPDISSIKRRIQKVTHEMDMCYGKMGSLFRCGSRQTLFASQLMRYADLYAASFLNFLYYPFSYLFRAPSVLMAHESTVEHGPVDAGEGSTALELQLDQHSQQVLGLPQDSSGEEEEDGEA, encoded by the exons ATGGGCAGCGAGGGAGAGCGGGGCCCGGCGCTGGGGGGGTGCGACCCCCCGGCACTGCGCAGGGACTGCCAGCATcg gaTCTTCGTGAACCGCAGCCTGGCGCTGGAGAAGATCAAATGCTTCGGCTTTGACATGGACTACACCTTGGCCA TGTACAAATCGCCCGCCTACGAGGAGCTGTGcttcaggctgctgctggagcacctGGTGTCCATCGGGTACCCCCACGAGATCCTGGCCTACAACTATGACCCCACCTTCCCCACCCG GGGGTTGGTGTTCGACGCGCTCTATGGGAACCTGCTGAAGGTGGACTCGCATGGCAACCTGCTGGTCTGTGCCCACGGCTTCCGCTTCCTCcgggg GGCTGAGATCCTGCACTACTACCCCAACAAGTTCATCCAGCGGGATGACATGAAGCGCTTCCACATCCTCAACACCCTCTTCAACCTCACGG AAACCCACCTCTACGCCTGTCTGGTGGACTTCTTCTCCAACTGCCCCCGATACGTCAG CTGCGACACCGGCTACAGGCACGGGAACCTCTTCATGTCCTTCCGCAGCATGTTCCAGGACGTGCGTGAGGCCATGGACCAAGTGCACCTCTCG GGCTGCCTGAAGGAGAAGACGTTGGAGAACGTGGAGAAATACGTGGTGAAAGAC CCCCGTGTGCCGCTGCTGCTGAGCCGCATGAGGGAGGTGGGGAAGGTGTTCCTGGCCACCAACAGTGACTACAACTACACTGAT GCCATCATGTCCTACCTGTTCGACTTCAGCGACGGGGACAAG ACCGGGACCCCCCCACGGCCCTGGCGCTCCTACTTCGATCTCATCGTGGTGGATACCCGCAAACCGCTCTTCTTTGCTGAGGGCACCGTCCTGCGCCAAGTCAACACG GACACGGGTAAGCTGCGCATCGGGACCTACACGGGGCCCCTCCAGCACTGCGCTGTCTACTCCGGTG GCTCGTCGGACTTGGTGTGCGACCTGCTGGGCGTGAAGGGCAAGGACATCCTGTACGTGGGGGACCACATCTTCGGGGACATCCTCAAGTCCAAGAAGCGGCAGGGCTGGCGCACCTTCCTGGTGGTGCCCGAGTTGGCCCACGAGCTGCAGGTGTGGACGGAGAAGAGCG AGCTGTTTGAGGAGCTGCGGAGCCTGGATCTGTTTTTGGCAGAGCTGTACCA GCATTTGGACAGCGGCAGCAGTGAGCGCCCGGACATCAGCTCCATCAAACGTCGCATCCAG AAAGTCACACACGAGATGGATATGTGCTACGGGAAGATGGGCAGCCTCTTCCGCTGCGGCTCGCGCCAGACGCTGTTTGCCAGCCAGCTGATGCGCTACGCGGACCTCTACGCCGCCTCCTTCCTCAACTTCCTCTACTACCCCTTCAGTTACCTCTTCCGGGCACCCTCCGTCCTG ATGGCCCACGAGTCGACGGTGGAACACGGCCCCGTGGATGCTGGGGAGGGAAGCACAgctctggagctgcagctggaccagcacagccagcag GTCCTGGGGCTCCCCCAAGACTccagtggggaggaggaagaggacggCGAGGCCTGA
- the NT5DC4 gene encoding cytosolic purine 5'-nucleotidase isoform X1: MGSEGERGPALGGCDPPALRRDCQHRIFVNRSLALEKIKCFGFDMDYTLAMYKSPAYEELCFRLLLEHLVSIGYPHEILAYNYDPTFPTRGLVFDALYGNLLKVDSHGNLLVCAHGFRFLRGAEILHYYPNKFIQRDDMKRFHILNTLFNLTETHLYACLVDFFSNCPRYVSCDTGYRHGNLFMSFRSMFQDVREAMDQVHLSGCLKEKTLENVEKYVVKDPRVPLLLSRMREVGKVFLATNSDYNYTDAIMSYLFDFSDGDKQTGTPPRPWRSYFDLIVVDTRKPLFFAEGTVLRQVNTDTGKLRIGTYTGPLQHCAVYSGGSSDLVCDLLGVKGKDILYVGDHIFGDILKSKKRQGWRTFLVVPELAHELQVWTEKSELFEELRSLDLFLAELYQHLDSGSSERPDISSIKRRIQKVTHEMDMCYGKMGSLFRCGSRQTLFASQLMRYADLYAASFLNFLYYPFSYLFRAPSVLMAHESTVEHGPVDAGEGSTALELQLDQHSQQVLGLPQDSSGEEEEDGEA; the protein is encoded by the exons ATGGGCAGCGAGGGAGAGCGGGGCCCGGCGCTGGGGGGGTGCGACCCCCCGGCACTGCGCAGGGACTGCCAGCATcg gaTCTTCGTGAACCGCAGCCTGGCGCTGGAGAAGATCAAATGCTTCGGCTTTGACATGGACTACACCTTGGCCA TGTACAAATCGCCCGCCTACGAGGAGCTGTGcttcaggctgctgctggagcacctGGTGTCCATCGGGTACCCCCACGAGATCCTGGCCTACAACTATGACCCCACCTTCCCCACCCG GGGGTTGGTGTTCGACGCGCTCTATGGGAACCTGCTGAAGGTGGACTCGCATGGCAACCTGCTGGTCTGTGCCCACGGCTTCCGCTTCCTCcgggg GGCTGAGATCCTGCACTACTACCCCAACAAGTTCATCCAGCGGGATGACATGAAGCGCTTCCACATCCTCAACACCCTCTTCAACCTCACGG AAACCCACCTCTACGCCTGTCTGGTGGACTTCTTCTCCAACTGCCCCCGATACGTCAG CTGCGACACCGGCTACAGGCACGGGAACCTCTTCATGTCCTTCCGCAGCATGTTCCAGGACGTGCGTGAGGCCATGGACCAAGTGCACCTCTCG GGCTGCCTGAAGGAGAAGACGTTGGAGAACGTGGAGAAATACGTGGTGAAAGAC CCCCGTGTGCCGCTGCTGCTGAGCCGCATGAGGGAGGTGGGGAAGGTGTTCCTGGCCACCAACAGTGACTACAACTACACTGAT GCCATCATGTCCTACCTGTTCGACTTCAGCGACGGGGACAAG CAGACCGGGACCCCCCCACGGCCCTGGCGCTCCTACTTCGATCTCATCGTGGTGGATACCCGCAAACCGCTCTTCTTTGCTGAGGGCACCGTCCTGCGCCAAGTCAACACG GACACGGGTAAGCTGCGCATCGGGACCTACACGGGGCCCCTCCAGCACTGCGCTGTCTACTCCGGTG GCTCGTCGGACTTGGTGTGCGACCTGCTGGGCGTGAAGGGCAAGGACATCCTGTACGTGGGGGACCACATCTTCGGGGACATCCTCAAGTCCAAGAAGCGGCAGGGCTGGCGCACCTTCCTGGTGGTGCCCGAGTTGGCCCACGAGCTGCAGGTGTGGACGGAGAAGAGCG AGCTGTTTGAGGAGCTGCGGAGCCTGGATCTGTTTTTGGCAGAGCTGTACCA GCATTTGGACAGCGGCAGCAGTGAGCGCCCGGACATCAGCTCCATCAAACGTCGCATCCAG AAAGTCACACACGAGATGGATATGTGCTACGGGAAGATGGGCAGCCTCTTCCGCTGCGGCTCGCGCCAGACGCTGTTTGCCAGCCAGCTGATGCGCTACGCGGACCTCTACGCCGCCTCCTTCCTCAACTTCCTCTACTACCCCTTCAGTTACCTCTTCCGGGCACCCTCCGTCCTG ATGGCCCACGAGTCGACGGTGGAACACGGCCCCGTGGATGCTGGGGAGGGAAGCACAgctctggagctgcagctggaccagcacagccagcag GTCCTGGGGCTCCCCCAAGACTccagtggggaggaggaagaggacggCGAGGCCTGA
- the LOC121107434 gene encoding uncharacterized protein LOC121107434 isoform X1 → MTSSADIPVDSAEIDDILTWISNDGTPSSGIPDDSLELDGLLSWIVGEFRGRSGGGWMSAPSGCGKAAVLVLGDVLCFAEASSPREVPQQAFPAVPSRLSTSPFTRALRDRPSGSRELSGEAQADAGPLSEPFSGQPASSGQLSEPLPRGHLMEEARQRQPRVVLTRLALPTPLAAPAPLLPHSAHLTKEVQRRQPRVLLTRLALPPGCISCHVPHNHRGDVCEAAECPTPACTTRKGKSRGHEQRTDCIPSRKRKVPLGQDAPGQKRRR, encoded by the exons ATGACATCCAGCGCAGACATCCCGGTCGACAGCGCGGAGATCGATGATATCCTGACGTGGATCAGCAACG ACGGGACACCCAGCTCAGGCATTCCAGATGACAGCCTGGAACTCGACGGTTTGCTCAGCTGGATCGTTGGTGAGTTCAGGGGCCGCAGCGGTGGCGGATGGATGTCCGCgccgagtggctgtgggaaggctgccgTCCTGGTTTTGGGGgatgttctttgttttgcagaagcGTCGAGTCCTCGGGAGGTCCCCCAGCAGGCGTTCCCAGCCGTCCCCAGCAGGCTCAGCACCTCTCCTTTCACCAGAGCCCTCCGTGACCGTCCCAGCggcagcagggagctcagcGGAGAGGCGCAGGCTGACGCCGGGCCCCTCAGCGAGCCGTTCTCGGGGCAGCCAGCATCCTCTGGGCAGCTCTCTGAGCCGCTGCCCCGCGggcatctgatggaagaggcgcggcagaggcagccccgggtggttctcacccgcctggcactgccgacccccctggctgcccccgcacctctgttGCCCCACAGTGCACATCTGACCAaagaggtgcagcggaggcagccccgggtgcttctcacccgcctggcactgccacccggcTGCATCTCCTGCCATGTGCCCCACAACCACCGCGGGGACGTCTGCGAGGCGGCCGAGTGCCCAacgcccgcctgcaccaccagGAAAGGCAAGAGCAGAGGGCACGAGCAGCGCACTGACTGCATCCCaagcagaaagaggaaggtGCCGCTGGGCCAGGACGCTCCAGGACAGAAACGCCGGCGCTAG
- the LOC121107434 gene encoding uncharacterized protein LOC121107434 isoform X2 translates to MISCRGSATVSSGAAEQAGMSAPSGCGKAGIAPLGISILFPDGTPSSGIPDDSLELDGLLSWIVEASSPREVPQQAFPAVPSRLSTSPFTRALRDRPSGSRELSGEAQADAGPLSEPFSGQPASSGQLSEPLPRGHLMEEARQRQPRVVLTRLALPTPLAAPAPLLPHSAHLTKEVQRRQPRVLLTRLALPPGCISCHVPHNHRGDVCEAAECPTPACTTRKGKSRGHEQRTDCIPSRKRKVPLGQDAPGQKRRR, encoded by the exons ATGATATCCTGTCGTGGATCAGCAACGGTGAGttcaggggctgcagagcaggcgGGGATGTCTGCtccgagtggctgtgggaaagctggcattgccccctTGGGGATTTCCATCCTTTTCCCAGACGGGACACCCAGCTCAGGCATTCCAGATGACAGCCTGGAACTCGACGGTTTGCTCAGCTGGATCGTTG aagcGTCGAGTCCTCGGGAGGTCCCCCAGCAGGCGTTCCCAGCCGTCCCCAGCAGGCTCAGCACCTCTCCTTTCACCAGAGCCCTCCGTGACCGTCCCAGCggcagcagggagctcagcGGAGAGGCGCAGGCTGACGCCGGGCCCCTCAGCGAGCCGTTCTCGGGGCAGCCAGCATCCTCTGGGCAGCTCTCTGAGCCGCTGCCCCGCGggcatctgatggaagaggcgcggcagaggcagccccgggtggttctcacccgcctggcactgccgacccccctggctgcccccgcacctctgttGCCCCACAGTGCACATCTGACCAaagaggtgcagcggaggcagccccgggtgcttctcacccgcctggcactgccacccggcTGCATCTCCTGCCATGTGCCCCACAACCACCGCGGGGACGTCTGCGAGGCGGCCGAGTGCCCAacgcccgcctgcaccaccagGAAAGGCAAGAGCAGAGGGCACGAGCAGCGCACTGACTGCATCCCaagcagaaagaggaaggtGCCGCTGGGCCAGGACGCTCCAGGACAGAAACGCCGGCGCTAG
- the SLC20A1 gene encoding sodium-dependent phosphate transporter 1, which yields MELPLPGPTAGLTALSDPPAPLTPFLWMLVLGFVIAFVLAFSVGANDVANSFGTAVGSGVVTLRQACILASIFETVGSVLLGAKVSETIRKGLIDVEMYNATQELLMAGSISAMFGSAVWQLVASFLKLPISGTHCIVGATIGFSLVAKGQKGVKWSELLKIVLSWFISPLLSGIMSAVLFFLVRRFILRKADPVPNGLRALPVFYACTVGINLFSIMYTGAPLLGFDKLPLWGILLISAGSAVVCALVVWFFVCPRMKKKIDREIKSSPSESPLMEKSGGLKEEHEEPKVPPGDAPAGDAKSPSAEAGPAGPQRAEERAVSFNLGDAEEAPERLPSVDLKETNVDGGAVQLPNGNLVQFHQPVGHHLNSSGQYQYHTVHKDSGLYKELLHKLHLAKMGDCMGDSGDKPLRRNNSYTSYTMAICGMPLDSLRAREGEEMEKLTWPVADTKKRVRMDSYTSYCNAVADVHPAADVDLSAAQAEMGLGDRKGSSSSLEEWHDQDKPEVSLLFQFLQILTACFGSFAHGGNDVSNAIGPLVALYLVYRTGDVATKVATPIWLLLYGGLGICIGLWVWGRRVIQTMGKDLTPITPSSGFSIELASALTVVIASNVGLPISTTHCKVGSVVSVGWLRSRKAVDWRLFRNIFMAWFVTVPISGLISAAIMALFKFAVLEA from the exons ATGGAGCTGCCCCTCCCCGGGCCCACCGCCGGGCTGACGGCGCTGAGcgacccccccgccccgctcaccCCCTTCCTGTGGATGCTGGTGCTGGGCTTCGTCATCGCCTTCGTCTTGGCCTTCTCGGTGGGTGCCAACGACGTGGCCAACTCCTTCGGCACGGCCGTGGGCTCCGGCGTGGTGACGCTGCGGCAGGCCTGCATCCTGGCCAGCATCTTCGAGACGGTGGGCTCCGTGCTGCTGGGGGCCAAAGTCAGCGAGACCATCCGCAAAGGGCTGATCGACGTGGAGATGTACAACGCCACGCAGGAGCTGCTGATGGCCGGCTCCATCAGCGCCATGTTCG GCTCGGCCGTGTGGCAGCTCGTGGCTTCGTTCTTGAAGCTTCCCATCTCGGGTACGCACTGCATCGTTGGAGCGACCATCGGGTTCTCGCTGGTGGCCAAAGGGCAGAAAGGCGTCAAATGGTCCGAGCTGCTAAAAATCG TGTTGTCCTGGTTCATCTCACCCCTCCTATCCGGCATCATGTCTGCTGTTCTCTTCTTCCTCGTCCGTAGGTTCATTCTCCGCAAG GCGGACCCCGTCCCCAACGGCCTGCGTGCTCTGCCCGTCTTCTACGCCTGCACCGTGGGGATCAACCTCTTCTCCATCATGTATACCGGCGCGCCCT TGCTGGGCTTTGACAAACTGCCTCTCTGGGGTATCCTCCTCATTTCGGCGGGGAGTGCTGTTGTCTGCGCTCTCGTCGTCTGGTTCTTTGTATGTCCgagaatgaagaagaaaatcgACC GAGAGATAAAATCGAGTCCCTCTGAAAGTCCGCTGATGGAGAAGAGCGGCGGCCTGAAGGAGGAGCACGAGGAGCCCAAGGTGCCCCCGGGCGACGCTCCCGCGGGCGATGCGAAGAGCCCCTCCGCCGAGGCAGGGCCTGCTGGGCCGCAGCGGGCGGAGGAGAGGGCGGTGTCCTTCAACCTGGGGGACGCAGAGGAGGCCCCCGAGCGGCTCCCGAGCGTCGACCTGAAGGAAACCAACGTGGACGGTG GAGCCGTTCAGTTGCCCAACGGTAACCTCGTGCAGTTCCATCAGCCCGTGGGCCACCACCTGAACTCCAGCGGGCAGTACCAGTACCACACCGTGCACAAGGACTCGGGGCTGTACAAGGAGCTGCTGCATAAACTGCACCTGGCCAAAATGGGGGACTGCATGGGGGACTCGGGGGACAAACCCCTGCGGCGCAACAACAGTTACACGTCCTACACCATGGCCATCTGCGGCATGCCCCTGGACTCCCTCCGGGCCAGGGAGGGCGAGGAGATGGAGAAGCTGACGTGGCCCGTGGCGGACACCAAGAAGCGGGTCCGCATGGACAGCTACACCAGCTACTGCAACGCGGTGGCCGACGTGCACCCCGCCGCCGACGTGGATCTGAGTGCTGCTCAAGCGGAGATGGGCCTCGGGGacaggaagggcagcagcagctcgcTGGAGGAGTGGCACGACCAGGACAAGCCCGAGGTGTCCCTCCTCTTCCAGTTCCTGCAGATCCTCACGGCCTGCTTTGGCTCTTTCGCTCACGGCGGCAACGATGTCAG CAATGCCATCGGCCCCCTGGTCGCGCTCTACCTGGTCTATCGCACGGGCGACGTGGCCACCAAGGTGGCAACCCCCATCTGGCTGCTGCTCTACGGGGGTCTGGGGATCTGCATCGGGCTGTGGGTGTGGGGCCGCAGGGTTATCCAGACCATGGGCAAGGACCTGACCCCCATCACACCATCCAG CGGCTTCAGCATCGAGCTGGCATCTGCCCTGACCGTGGTGATCGCCTCCAACGTGGGCCTCCCCATCAGCACCACGCACTGCAAG GTGGGCTCGGTGGTGTCGGTGGGTTGGCTGCGCTCCAGGAAGGCGGTGGATTGGCGGCTGTTCCGCAACATCTTCATGGCCTGGTTTGTCACCGTGCCCATCTCCGGCCTCATCAGCGCTGCCATTATGGCCCTCTTCAAGTTCGCTGTGTTGGAAGCGTGA
- the LOC121107434 gene encoding uncharacterized protein LOC121107434 isoform X3 translates to MTSSADIPVDSAEIDDILTWISNDGTPSSGIPDDSLELDGLLSWIVEASSPREVPQQAFPAVPSRLSTSPFTRALRDRPSGSRELSGEAQADAGPLSEPFSGQPASSGQLSEPLPRGHLMEEARQRQPRVVLTRLALPTPLAAPAPLLPHSAHLTKEVQRRQPRVLLTRLALPPGCISCHVPHNHRGDVCEAAECPTPACTTRKGKSRGHEQRTDCIPSRKRKVPLGQDAPGQKRRR, encoded by the exons ATGACATCCAGCGCAGACATCCCGGTCGACAGCGCGGAGATCGATGATATCCTGACGTGGATCAGCAACG ACGGGACACCCAGCTCAGGCATTCCAGATGACAGCCTGGAACTCGACGGTTTGCTCAGCTGGATCGTTG aagcGTCGAGTCCTCGGGAGGTCCCCCAGCAGGCGTTCCCAGCCGTCCCCAGCAGGCTCAGCACCTCTCCTTTCACCAGAGCCCTCCGTGACCGTCCCAGCggcagcagggagctcagcGGAGAGGCGCAGGCTGACGCCGGGCCCCTCAGCGAGCCGTTCTCGGGGCAGCCAGCATCCTCTGGGCAGCTCTCTGAGCCGCTGCCCCGCGggcatctgatggaagaggcgcggcagaggcagccccgggtggttctcacccgcctggcactgccgacccccctggctgcccccgcacctctgttGCCCCACAGTGCACATCTGACCAaagaggtgcagcggaggcagccccgggtgcttctcacccgcctggcactgccacccggcTGCATCTCCTGCCATGTGCCCCACAACCACCGCGGGGACGTCTGCGAGGCGGCCGAGTGCCCAacgcccgcctgcaccaccagGAAAGGCAAGAGCAGAGGGCACGAGCAGCGCACTGACTGCATCCCaagcagaaagaggaaggtGCCGCTGGGCCAGGACGCTCCAGGACAGAAACGCCGGCGCTAG